One Agrococcus jenensis genomic region harbors:
- the rpoZ gene encoding DNA-directed RNA polymerase subunit omega → MAKGIINPPIDELLDKVDSKYQLVIFASKRARQINDYYTDIHEGSMFDNVGPLVDATIEDKPLSVALHEIHADKLSLTHDEVTEA, encoded by the coding sequence ATGGCCAAGGGCATCATCAACCCGCCGATCGACGAGCTGCTCGACAAGGTCGACTCGAAGTACCAGCTGGTCATCTTCGCGTCCAAGCGCGCGCGCCAGATCAACGACTACTACACCGACATCCACGAGGGCTCGATGTTCGACAACGTCGGCCCGCTCGTCGATGCGACGATCGAGGACAAGCCGCTCTCGGTCGCGCTCCACGAGATCCACGCCGACAAGCTGAGCCTCACCCACGACGAGGTCACCGAGGCCTGA
- the rpe gene encoding ribulose-phosphate 3-epimerase, whose translation MVRIHPSILSADFVNLERDLEKIATADGVHVDIMDAHFVPNLTFGLPMVQRIAEVTRLPLDVHLMIDDPDTWAHQYAIDGVDSVTFHAEATRDAVAIARELRARGTRSAIAVKPGTHIDRVLEHLPEFDMVLVMTVEPGFGGQAFMADMMPKLRQLRDRADELGIELALQVDGGITDDTLPIAAAAGADVFVAGSAVYGHADPAARIDALREAGMLQPGSLER comes from the coding sequence ATGGTCAGGATCCACCCCAGCATCCTGTCGGCCGACTTCGTGAACCTCGAGCGCGACCTCGAGAAGATCGCGACGGCCGACGGCGTGCACGTCGACATCATGGATGCGCACTTCGTCCCGAACCTCACGTTCGGGCTGCCGATGGTGCAGCGCATCGCCGAGGTGACGCGGCTGCCGCTCGACGTGCACCTGATGATCGACGACCCCGACACGTGGGCCCACCAGTACGCGATCGACGGCGTCGACTCCGTCACGTTCCACGCGGAGGCCACCCGCGACGCCGTCGCGATCGCGCGCGAGCTGCGCGCCCGCGGCACGCGCTCGGCGATCGCCGTGAAGCCCGGCACGCACATCGACCGGGTCCTCGAGCACCTGCCCGAGTTCGACATGGTGCTCGTCATGACCGTCGAGCCCGGCTTCGGAGGCCAGGCCTTCATGGCCGACATGATGCCCAAGCTGCGGCAGCTCCGCGACCGCGCCGACGAGCTCGGCATCGAGCTCGCGCTGCAGGTCGACGGCGGCATCACCGACGACACGCTGCCCATCGCGGCGGCCGCGGGCGCCGACGTCTTCGTCGCAGGCTCGGCCGTCTACGGGCACGCCGATCCGGCCGCGCGCATCGACGCGCTGCGGGAGGCGGGCATGCTCCAGCCCGGTAGCCTGGAGCGGTGA
- the hisI gene encoding phosphoribosyl-AMP cyclohydrolase — protein MSDTIADGQLPSLKLDADGLVAAVIQDDATGDVLMVGYMDEEALRRTATEGRVTFWSRSRQEYWRKGDTSGNIQVPRSIALDCDGDALLVRVDQTGPACHTGARSCFFTPVPTQTGQATAPPDDGDDA, from the coding sequence ATGAGCGACACGATCGCGGACGGCCAGCTGCCGTCCCTCAAGCTCGACGCCGACGGCCTCGTCGCCGCCGTCATCCAGGACGACGCGACCGGCGACGTGCTCATGGTCGGCTACATGGACGAGGAGGCGCTGCGGCGCACCGCGACCGAGGGCCGCGTCACGTTCTGGTCGCGCTCGCGCCAGGAGTACTGGCGCAAGGGCGACACCTCCGGCAACATCCAGGTGCCGCGCTCGATCGCGCTCGACTGCGACGGCGACGCGCTGCTCGTCCGCGTCGACCAGACGGGCCCCGCGTGCCACACCGGCGCGCGCTCGTGCTTCTTCACGCCGGTGCCCACGCAGACCGGCCAGGCGACCGCGCCGCCCGACGATGGGGACGACGCGTGA
- the hisG gene encoding ATP phosphoribosyltransferase, with protein sequence MLKIAVPNKGSLAETAAWMLEEAGYRGRRDAKELISVDARNEVEFFYLRPRDIATYVGSGALDVGITGRDLLLDSGSPATEVQGLGFARSTFRFAGQAGRFGSVQDLAGARVASSYTVLVEQHLASLGVEATLVRLDGAVESAVRLGVADAVADVVETGATLRAQGLEVFGDPILSSEAVLITSGRDAPGLGTLKRRLDGVIVARDFVLVDYDIERSRLDAAIGVASGFESATVSPLHDPEWAAVRVMVRRAETNAIMDALADVGARAIIVTRIHAARI encoded by the coding sequence ATGCTGAAGATCGCCGTGCCCAACAAGGGCTCGCTCGCCGAGACGGCCGCCTGGATGCTCGAGGAGGCCGGCTACCGCGGCCGCCGCGACGCGAAGGAGCTCATCTCCGTCGACGCGCGCAACGAGGTCGAGTTCTTCTACCTCCGCCCGCGCGACATCGCCACCTACGTGGGCTCCGGTGCCCTCGACGTCGGCATCACCGGCCGCGACCTGCTGCTCGACTCGGGCTCGCCCGCGACCGAGGTGCAGGGGCTCGGCTTCGCGCGCTCGACGTTCCGCTTCGCCGGTCAGGCCGGCCGCTTCGGGTCGGTGCAGGACCTCGCCGGCGCCCGCGTCGCTTCGTCGTACACCGTGCTCGTCGAGCAGCACCTCGCGTCGCTCGGCGTCGAGGCGACGCTCGTGCGCCTCGACGGCGCCGTCGAGTCCGCGGTGCGGCTCGGTGTCGCGGATGCCGTCGCCGATGTCGTCGAGACCGGCGCCACGCTGCGCGCCCAGGGCCTCGAGGTCTTCGGCGACCCGATCCTGTCGAGCGAGGCGGTGCTCATCACGAGCGGCCGAGACGCGCCGGGTCTCGGGACGCTCAAGCGCAGGCTCGACGGCGTGATCGTCGCCCGCGACTTCGTGCTCGTCGACTACGACATCGAGCGCTCGCGCCTCGACGCCGCGATCGGCGTCGCCTCCGGCTTCGAGAGCGCGACCGTGAGCCCCCTCCACGACCCCGAGTGGGCGGCCGTCCGCGTGATGGTGCGCCGCGCCGAGACGAACGCCATCATGGATGCGCTCGCCGACGTGGGCGCGCGCGCGATCATCGTCACGCGCATCCACGCCGCGCGCATCTGA
- a CDS encoding RsmB/NOP family class I SAM-dependent RNA methyltransferase: MSGASAREVARDVVLAVARDDAYANLLLPARIREAGLTPADAGFATELAYGTLRWQGQHDALIADAAGRSIDAIDPTTLATLRIGSHQLSRMRTPVHAAVHETVALLGSHRGRAGFANAVLRRLSEVPAEERLARLTADASDDDRLALETAHPAWVLRALRRTLDREGAGDELGALLAADNDPPAVQLVALPGIADPDAVDGAETASPIGRVAPPGDPARLPQVADGSWRVQDAGSQLAALALTRARPVQAGERWLDLCAGPGGKAALMAAEAAAAGATLEANELLPHRARLVREAVRGIQPRPDVVTGDGRRYGRGETAGAFDRVLLDAPCTGLGALRRRPEARWRKQPTDVPELAALQVELLEAAARAVAPGGLVAYVTCSPHLAETRAVVDRAAALGLVPVDTRAVVRELSPGIELGETGDAVQLWPHRNGTDAMFVQLLTTK; this comes from the coding sequence ATGAGCGGCGCGAGCGCACGCGAGGTCGCGCGCGACGTGGTGCTGGCCGTCGCCCGCGACGACGCCTACGCCAACCTGCTGCTGCCCGCGCGCATCCGCGAGGCCGGGCTGACCCCCGCCGACGCCGGCTTCGCCACCGAGCTCGCCTACGGCACGCTGCGCTGGCAGGGGCAGCACGACGCGCTCATCGCCGATGCGGCCGGCCGGTCGATCGACGCGATCGACCCGACGACGCTCGCGACCCTGCGCATCGGCTCGCACCAGCTCAGCCGCATGCGGACCCCCGTGCACGCGGCGGTGCACGAGACGGTCGCGCTGCTGGGATCCCACCGGGGGAGGGCCGGCTTCGCGAACGCGGTGCTGCGCCGGCTCTCGGAGGTGCCGGCCGAGGAGCGGCTCGCGCGCCTCACGGCGGACGCCTCGGACGACGACCGGCTCGCGCTCGAGACCGCCCACCCGGCGTGGGTGCTGCGGGCGCTGCGGCGCACGCTCGACCGCGAGGGGGCCGGCGACGAGCTGGGCGCGCTGCTCGCGGCGGACAACGACCCGCCCGCCGTGCAGCTCGTCGCGTTGCCGGGCATCGCCGACCCGGACGCCGTCGACGGCGCCGAGACGGCGAGCCCGATCGGCCGCGTCGCGCCGCCAGGGGATCCGGCGCGGCTGCCGCAGGTCGCCGACGGCAGCTGGCGCGTGCAGGATGCGGGCTCGCAGCTCGCGGCGCTCGCGCTGACGCGTGCGCGGCCGGTGCAGGCGGGGGAGCGGTGGCTCGACCTGTGCGCCGGGCCCGGCGGCAAGGCGGCCCTCATGGCTGCGGAGGCCGCGGCGGCCGGCGCCACCCTCGAGGCGAACGAGCTGCTGCCGCACCGCGCTCGACTCGTGCGCGAGGCCGTGCGGGGCATCCAGCCCCGCCCCGACGTCGTGACCGGCGACGGCCGGCGCTACGGCCGCGGCGAGACGGCGGGCGCGTTCGACCGCGTGCTGCTCGATGCGCCCTGCACGGGGCTCGGCGCGCTGCGCCGCCGCCCGGAGGCGCGCTGGCGCAAGCAGCCGACCGACGTGCCCGAGCTCGCCGCGCTGCAGGTCGAGCTGCTCGAGGCCGCGGCGCGCGCCGTCGCGCCGGGCGGCCTCGTCGCCTACGTCACCTGCTCACCCCACCTCGCGGAGACCCGCGCGGTCGTCGATCGCGCGGCGGCGCTCGGCCTCGTGCCCGTCGACACCCGCGCGGTCGTGCGCGAGCTGTCGCCCGGCATCGAGCTGGGCGAGACGGGCGACGCTGTGCAGCTGTGGCCGCACCGCAACGGCACCGATGCGATGTTCGTGCAGCTGCTGACGACGAAGTAG
- a CDS encoding methionyl-tRNA formyltransferase, with translation MRIVFAGSPAAAVPSLEALARAHEVVAVVTRAASPQGRKRILTPTPVAAAAAALGIPVLEANRLDADATAAITALAPELAVVVAYGGLVREPLLSAPPHGWINLHFSLLPDYRGAAPVQRALIDGRGITGVSVFRLVPELDAGPVVRMREAAIPEGATAGALLEQLAALGADELVAAVDAIADGTATFEPQSGAPTFAPKLALADGALDLTATAPAVLARWRGVTPEPGAHATVLDERGEGERVKLLALARSGAEPIEPGHALLAGRTAVVGTGSAPLELIEVQPAGKRPMSGADWLRGRGGSATFEPGAAA, from the coding sequence ATGCGCATCGTCTTCGCCGGCAGCCCCGCCGCCGCCGTCCCGAGCCTCGAGGCGCTCGCGCGGGCCCACGAGGTTGTCGCCGTCGTCACGAGGGCGGCGTCACCGCAGGGGCGCAAGCGCATCCTCACACCGACACCTGTCGCGGCGGCCGCGGCGGCGCTCGGCATCCCCGTGCTGGAGGCGAACCGGCTCGACGCGGATGCCACGGCCGCGATCACGGCGCTCGCGCCCGAGCTCGCCGTCGTGGTCGCCTACGGCGGCCTCGTGCGCGAGCCGCTGCTGTCGGCACCGCCGCACGGCTGGATCAACCTGCACTTCTCGCTGCTGCCCGACTACCGCGGCGCCGCGCCCGTGCAGCGCGCGCTCATCGACGGCCGGGGCATCACGGGCGTGAGCGTCTTCCGGCTCGTCCCAGAGCTCGACGCCGGCCCCGTCGTGCGGATGCGCGAGGCGGCGATCCCGGAGGGCGCGACCGCCGGCGCGCTGCTCGAGCAGCTCGCGGCGCTCGGCGCCGACGAGCTCGTCGCCGCCGTCGACGCGATCGCCGACGGCACCGCGACGTTCGAGCCGCAGTCCGGCGCGCCGACCTTCGCGCCGAAGCTGGCGCTCGCCGACGGGGCGCTCGACCTCACCGCGACCGCACCGGCGGTGCTCGCGCGCTGGCGGGGCGTGACGCCGGAGCCGGGCGCGCACGCGACGGTGCTCGACGAGCGCGGCGAGGGCGAGCGCGTGAAGCTGCTCGCGCTCGCCCGCTCGGGCGCCGAGCCGATCGAGCCGGGGCACGCGCTGCTCGCGGGCCGCACGGCGGTCGTCGGCACCGGCAGCGCGCCGCTCGAGCTCATCGAGGTGCAGCCGGCCGGCAAGCGGCCCATGTCTGGCGCCGACTGGCTGCGCGGCCGCGGAGGCAGTGCGACCTTCGAGCCGGGAGCAGCGGCATGA
- the metK gene encoding methionine adenosyltransferase yields MSLRLFTSESVTEGHPDKISDQISDAVLDAMLTQDTEARVAVETLVTTGLVHVAGEVRTTGYVDIASVARKVIVDIGYDSSEVSFDGNSCGVTVSIGEQSPEIATGVDTAVEARDGSVDPLDRDGAGDQGIMFGFATDETPTYMPATAWAAHRLAERLAAVRRSGEIPWLRPDGKTQVTIGYDGFRPVSVDTVLVSTQHAPGVTDADIRAAVIEHVIDPVVARLGLDASGMRAIVNPSGSFLTGGPKGDAGLTGRKIIVDTYGGAARHGGGAFSGKDPSKVDRSAAYALRWVAKNAVAAGLASRLEVQAAYAIGMAQPVGLYVETFGTGTVDDATIQAAIQEVFDLRPGAIVRDLDLRKPKYRQTAAYGHFGRELPDFTWERLDRVDDLRAAAGL; encoded by the coding sequence GTGAGCCTGCGGCTGTTCACGTCCGAGTCCGTCACCGAGGGCCACCCCGACAAGATCTCCGACCAGATCTCCGACGCGGTGCTCGACGCCATGCTGACGCAGGACACCGAGGCGCGCGTCGCCGTCGAGACGCTCGTCACCACGGGTCTCGTGCACGTCGCCGGCGAGGTGCGCACGACCGGCTACGTCGACATCGCGTCGGTCGCGCGCAAGGTCATCGTCGACATCGGGTACGACTCGAGCGAGGTGTCGTTCGACGGCAACTCGTGCGGCGTCACCGTCTCGATCGGCGAGCAGTCGCCCGAGATCGCCACCGGCGTCGACACCGCGGTCGAGGCGCGCGACGGCTCCGTCGACCCGCTCGACCGCGACGGCGCCGGCGACCAGGGGATCATGTTCGGCTTCGCGACCGACGAGACGCCCACGTACATGCCCGCGACCGCGTGGGCCGCGCACCGGCTCGCCGAGCGGCTCGCCGCCGTGCGCCGCAGCGGCGAGATCCCGTGGCTGCGCCCCGACGGCAAGACGCAGGTGACGATCGGCTACGACGGCTTCCGCCCCGTGAGCGTCGACACGGTGCTCGTCTCGACCCAGCACGCGCCCGGCGTCACCGACGCCGACATCCGCGCCGCCGTCATCGAGCACGTCATCGACCCCGTCGTCGCCCGGCTCGGCCTCGACGCGAGCGGCATGCGCGCGATCGTCAACCCCTCGGGCTCGTTCCTCACCGGCGGACCGAAGGGCGACGCGGGCCTCACCGGTCGCAAGATCATCGTCGACACGTACGGCGGCGCCGCCCGCCACGGCGGTGGCGCGTTCAGCGGCAAGGACCCGTCGAAGGTCGACCGGTCCGCCGCCTACGCGCTCCGCTGGGTGGCGAAGAACGCCGTCGCCGCGGGCCTCGCATCGCGCCTCGAGGTGCAGGCCGCGTACGCGATCGGCATGGCGCAGCCCGTCGGCCTCTACGTCGAGACCTTCGGCACCGGCACCGTCGACGACGCGACGATCCAGGCGGCGATCCAGGAGGTCTTCGACCTGCGCCCCGGCGCGATCGTGCGCGACCTCGACCTGCGCAAGCCCAAGTACCGCCAGACCGCGGCGTACGGCCACTTCGGCCGGGAGCTGCCCGACTTCACCTGGGAGCGGCTCGACCGCGTCGACGACCTGCGCGCCGCCGCGGGGCTCTGA
- a CDS encoding phosphoribosyl-ATP diphosphatase — MKTFDELYGELERTLAERREGSGTVAAVDAGVHEIGKKIVEEAAEVWMAAEHETDEDAALEISQLLYHLQVLMLAKGITLQDVYRHL; from the coding sequence GTGAAGACCTTCGACGAGCTGTACGGGGAGCTCGAGCGCACCCTCGCCGAGCGCCGTGAGGGATCCGGCACCGTCGCGGCCGTCGACGCCGGCGTGCACGAGATCGGCAAGAAGATCGTCGAGGAGGCCGCCGAGGTCTGGATGGCGGCGGAGCACGAGACCGACGAGGACGCGGCGCTCGAGATCTCGCAGCTGCTGTACCACCTGCAGGTGCTCATGCTGGCGAAGGGCATCACCCTGCAGGACGTCTACCGACATCTCTGA
- the hisF gene encoding imidazole glycerol phosphate synthase subunit HisF → MTATSTLATRVIPCLDVAHGRVVKGVQFQGLTDQGDPVELAARYAAQGADELTFLDVKATVDDAGTMLDVVERTAEQIFIPLTVGGGVRSRDDVARLLAHGADKVGVNSAAIRDPELIDRIVADFGSQVLVLSLDVRRSPTQPSGFEVTTHGGSRGAGLDALAWASEGVARGVGELLVNSIDADGTKEGFDLELLAAVRAVATTPVIASGGAGGPAHFAPAVAAGADAVLAASIFHSGQCTIGEVKAAMREAGVTVR, encoded by the coding sequence ATGACCGCCACGTCGACGCTCGCCACCCGGGTCATCCCATGCCTCGACGTGGCGCACGGCCGCGTCGTCAAGGGCGTGCAGTTCCAGGGCCTCACCGACCAGGGCGACCCGGTCGAGCTCGCCGCGCGCTACGCCGCGCAGGGAGCCGACGAGCTGACGTTCCTCGACGTGAAGGCGACGGTCGACGACGCCGGCACCATGCTCGACGTCGTCGAGCGCACCGCCGAGCAGATCTTCATCCCGCTGACCGTCGGCGGCGGCGTGCGCAGCCGCGACGACGTCGCGCGCCTGCTCGCGCATGGCGCCGACAAGGTGGGCGTCAACTCGGCCGCCATCCGCGACCCGGAGCTCATCGACCGGATCGTCGCCGACTTCGGCTCGCAGGTGCTCGTCCTGTCGCTCGACGTGCGTCGGTCGCCGACGCAGCCCTCCGGCTTCGAGGTGACGACGCACGGCGGCAGCCGCGGTGCGGGCCTCGACGCGCTCGCGTGGGCGAGCGAGGGCGTCGCGCGCGGCGTCGGGGAGCTGCTCGTCAACTCCATCGACGCCGACGGCACGAAGGAGGGCTTCGACCTCGAGCTGCTCGCCGCGGTGCGCGCCGTCGCGACCACACCGGTGATCGCCTCCGGCGGCGCCGGCGGCCCCGCGCACTTCGCCCCGGCCGTCGCCGCCGGGGCCGACGCGGTGCTCGCCGCGAGCATCTTCCACAGCGGTCAGTGCACGATCGGCGAGGTCAAGGCCGCGATGCGCGAGGCAGGGGTGACGGTCCGATGA
- a CDS encoding primosomal protein N' produces MGERFARVVVDSRLPQLDRLFEYRVPPGLEGVEPGVRVRVPLRGDRMTAGYVVEVADARAWEGEVADIEKLVSPVPVLRPEVWALARAVADRAAGGAADVLRVAIPGRQARVEKAWLESRAGDAAPPPPPPPLPEVLETAAVLPGLVEARRRIALECAGGVAAVETAEGTAWIGRWAIALAALARQALERGEQAILVVPDHREQRQLRLALEAVVGVERVVELDARQKNPERYRGFLRCIDDEPVAIIGPRSAVYAPAARLGLLAVWEDGDPLLAEPLSPWVHARDAALVRQGQSGCALVIAGHARSTDAERLVELGHLEHERLGAQRVRVLPAALADDGRRVPASAFAAARDALTSRPVLVQVGRPGHAPGLRCADCGARGRCTACGGPLGQRSRGAAPACRLCGRLAAGWRCPSCDGQRLVPVGRGSSRIAEELGRAFPGVPVVVADGAHERLTVDARPRIVVATRGAEPVADGGYGAVVLLDGDALLAHEGLRVAEEAVRQWAAARALAAEGATVVLAGVVGPAAAALTGDTTVPFAKAELAERRQLRFPPAVRTASVVGTPDAVAEALEALEGSEHLDVLGPVAVASDDRARPGDEVQRAIVRFAYGDGPRVAGIVRARVLTAASRPRRPGAPARLRIRLDDPEPFDGL; encoded by the coding sequence GTGGGCGAGCGGTTCGCCCGGGTCGTCGTCGACTCGCGCCTGCCGCAGCTCGACCGGCTGTTCGAGTACCGCGTGCCGCCGGGTCTCGAGGGCGTGGAGCCCGGCGTGCGGGTGCGCGTGCCGCTGCGCGGTGACCGGATGACCGCGGGCTACGTCGTCGAGGTGGCGGATGCACGCGCCTGGGAGGGCGAGGTCGCCGACATCGAGAAGCTCGTCTCCCCGGTGCCGGTGCTGCGGCCGGAGGTGTGGGCGCTCGCCCGCGCGGTCGCGGATCGCGCCGCGGGCGGCGCGGCCGACGTGCTGCGCGTCGCGATCCCCGGCCGGCAGGCCCGCGTCGAGAAGGCCTGGCTCGAGTCGCGCGCGGGCGACGCTGCGCCGCCGCCCCCGCCGCCCCCGCTGCCCGAGGTGCTGGAGACAGCCGCGGTGCTGCCCGGGCTCGTCGAGGCGCGTCGCCGCATCGCCCTCGAGTGCGCGGGCGGCGTCGCCGCCGTCGAGACGGCCGAGGGCACCGCGTGGATCGGGCGCTGGGCCATCGCGCTCGCCGCGCTCGCCAGGCAGGCGCTCGAGCGCGGCGAGCAGGCGATCCTCGTGGTGCCCGACCACCGCGAGCAGCGCCAGCTGCGGCTCGCGCTCGAGGCCGTGGTCGGCGTCGAGCGCGTCGTCGAGCTCGATGCCCGGCAGAAGAACCCGGAGCGCTACCGCGGCTTCCTGCGGTGCATCGACGACGAGCCGGTCGCGATCATCGGTCCCCGCTCGGCCGTCTACGCGCCGGCCGCGCGCCTCGGCCTGCTCGCCGTCTGGGAGGACGGCGATCCGCTGCTCGCCGAGCCGCTCTCGCCCTGGGTGCATGCGCGCGACGCCGCGCTCGTGCGGCAGGGGCAGTCGGGCTGCGCGCTCGTCATCGCCGGGCACGCGCGCTCGACCGACGCGGAGCGGCTCGTCGAGCTCGGCCACCTCGAGCACGAGCGGCTGGGCGCGCAGCGCGTGCGCGTGCTGCCGGCGGCCCTCGCCGACGACGGCCGGCGCGTGCCCGCCTCGGCATTCGCCGCGGCGCGCGATGCGCTGACGTCGAGACCGGTGCTCGTGCAGGTCGGCCGCCCCGGCCACGCACCGGGCCTGCGCTGCGCGGACTGCGGCGCCCGCGGCCGCTGCACCGCGTGCGGCGGCCCGCTCGGCCAGCGCTCCCGGGGCGCCGCGCCCGCGTGCCGGCTCTGCGGCCGGCTCGCCGCGGGCTGGCGATGCCCCTCGTGCGACGGCCAGCGGCTCGTGCCCGTCGGCCGCGGCTCCAGCCGCATCGCGGAGGAGCTCGGCCGCGCGTTCCCCGGCGTGCCGGTGGTCGTCGCCGACGGCGCGCACGAGCGGCTGACGGTCGACGCGCGTCCGCGCATCGTCGTCGCGACCCGCGGGGCCGAGCCCGTCGCCGACGGCGGCTACGGCGCCGTCGTGCTGCTCGACGGCGACGCGCTCCTCGCGCACGAGGGCCTGCGGGTCGCGGAGGAGGCCGTCCGGCAGTGGGCCGCGGCGCGCGCGCTTGCCGCGGAGGGCGCCACGGTCGTGCTCGCGGGGGTCGTCGGGCCGGCGGCCGCGGCGCTCACGGGCGACACGACGGTGCCCTTCGCGAAGGCCGAGCTCGCCGAGCGGCGGCAGCTGCGCTTCCCGCCCGCGGTGCGCACCGCATCCGTCGTCGGCACGCCCGACGCGGTCGCCGAGGCCCTCGAGGCCCTCGAGGGGAGCGAGCACCTCGACGTGCTCGGGCCCGTCGCCGTCGCGAGCGACGACCGCGCACGGCCCGGCGACGAGGTGCAGCGCGCGATCGTGCGGTTCGCGTACGGCGACGGCCCGCGCGTCGCCGGCATCGTGCGCGCCCGCGTGCTCACCGCCGCGTCGCGGCCGCGGCGTCCGGGCGCGCCCGCGAGGCTCCGCATCCGGTTGGATGATCCTGAGCCCTTCGACGGGCTCTGA
- the coaBC gene encoding bifunctional phosphopantothenoylcysteine decarboxylase/phosphopantothenate--cysteine ligase CoaBC, giving the protein MRVVVGISGGIAAYKAALAIRELVQAGHDVHVVPTASALRFIGRPTLEALSRNPVSDEVFDDVAAVRHVALGQSADLIVVLPATANTLAKLATGLADDLLGTTVLASRAPLVLAPAMHTEMWEQPATQANVRTLTERGVTIVGPVAGELTGGDTGLGRMAEPSEVVAAALARVTGSGALAGRTLVVSAGGTREPIDPVRFLGNRSSGAMGVAIAEAARDAGAAVTLVGANLDVPAPRGVETVVVETTAQLRERMLERADADIVVMAAAVADYRVDDVSDAKRTKESWGERPTLTLALNPDILAELAHRERSTLVVGFAAETEADDDALVQRGRDKLARKGADLLVVNRVGHAEGFGHVDTRVRVLDGSGVVADASGSKASVARAIIDAVAERIAARPASGIPAPASPSEEHQ; this is encoded by the coding sequence ATGCGCGTCGTCGTCGGGATCTCCGGCGGTATCGCCGCATACAAGGCAGCGCTCGCCATCCGCGAGCTCGTGCAGGCGGGGCACGACGTGCACGTCGTGCCGACCGCGTCGGCCCTGCGCTTCATCGGGCGTCCCACGCTCGAGGCGCTGAGCCGGAATCCCGTCTCCGACGAGGTCTTCGACGACGTCGCGGCCGTGCGCCACGTGGCGCTCGGCCAGTCGGCCGACCTGATCGTGGTGCTGCCGGCGACCGCGAACACGCTCGCGAAGCTCGCGACCGGTCTCGCCGACGACCTGCTCGGCACCACCGTGCTCGCCTCCCGCGCGCCGCTCGTGCTCGCCCCCGCGATGCACACCGAGATGTGGGAGCAGCCCGCCACGCAGGCGAACGTGCGCACCCTCACCGAGCGAGGCGTCACCATCGTCGGCCCGGTCGCCGGCGAGCTGACCGGCGGCGACACCGGCCTCGGGCGCATGGCCGAGCCCTCCGAGGTCGTCGCGGCCGCGCTCGCGCGCGTCACAGGCTCCGGCGCCCTCGCCGGCCGCACGCTCGTCGTCTCGGCCGGCGGCACCCGCGAGCCGATCGACCCCGTGCGCTTCCTCGGCAACCGCTCGAGCGGCGCCATGGGCGTCGCGATCGCCGAGGCCGCCCGCGACGCGGGCGCCGCCGTCACCCTCGTCGGCGCGAACCTCGACGTGCCCGCGCCCCGCGGCGTCGAGACCGTCGTCGTCGAGACGACCGCGCAACTGCGCGAGCGGATGCTCGAGCGCGCCGACGCCGACATCGTCGTGATGGCGGCCGCGGTCGCCGACTACCGCGTCGACGACGTCTCCGACGCGAAGCGCACGAAGGAGTCGTGGGGCGAGCGCCCGACGCTGACCCTCGCGCTCAACCCCGACATCCTCGCCGAGCTCGCGCACCGCGAGCGCTCGACCCTCGTCGTCGGCTTCGCCGCCGAGACCGAGGCCGACGACGACGCGCTCGTGCAGCGCGGCCGCGACAAGCTCGCCCGCAAGGGCGCCGACCTGCTCGTCGTCAACCGCGTCGGCCACGCCGAGGGCTTCGGCCACGTCGACACGCGCGTGCGCGTGCTCGACGGCTCTGGCGTCGTCGCCGACGCGAGCGGCAGCAAGGCGTCAGTGGCCCGCGCGATCATCGACGCGGTCGCCGAGCGCATCGCCGCGCGACCCGCGTCCGGCATCCCCGCCCCCGCATCCCCATCCGAGGAGCATCAGTGA